From bacterium, the proteins below share one genomic window:
- a CDS encoding thiolase family protein → SLKAVVLAAQAIRAGDGNLLVVGGVESMSRTPHLVDGRMNQLRFGNTQLRDALLVDGLWCAFENWAMGSAAEFIADEYQVTREAMDRYALASHQKAVAAIDGGKFEAEIVPVAVTGRSGETTVTHDEAPRRDTSLDALRRLRPAFKSGGRVTAGNAPGLNDAAAALVIASQATAQAIGARPLARIAGYAQAAVEPKYIFDAPAKAIPRLLKKLGWTLDDVDLLEVNEAFAAQILGNGYALADEGWNWEKVNVNGGAIALGHPLGATGARILTTLLYALKDRGLRRGIACLCLGGGEAVAVAVEMAT, encoded by the coding sequence AGCCTGAAGGCGGTCGTGCTGGCCGCCCAGGCCATTCGGGCCGGCGACGGCAATTTGCTCGTGGTGGGCGGCGTGGAAAGCATGAGTCGAACGCCGCACCTCGTCGACGGCCGCATGAACCAATTGCGCTTCGGCAACACCCAACTCAGAGACGCCTTGCTCGTCGATGGATTGTGGTGCGCATTTGAGAACTGGGCGATGGGCAGCGCAGCCGAGTTCATCGCCGATGAATACCAAGTGACGCGCGAAGCGATGGACCGCTACGCGCTGGCGAGTCACCAGAAAGCGGTTGCCGCGATCGACGGCGGCAAGTTTGAGGCGGAAATCGTGCCGGTGGCCGTCACGGGGCGTTCCGGGGAGACGACGGTCACCCACGACGAAGCGCCCCGCCGCGATACGTCGCTGGACGCACTGCGCAGGCTCCGCCCCGCCTTCAAATCCGGCGGCCGGGTGACGGCGGGCAACGCCCCGGGCCTGAACGACGCGGCCGCGGCCCTGGTCATCGCCAGCCAGGCAACGGCACAGGCCATTGGCGCCCGGCCCCTGGCCCGTATCGCCGGGTATGCGCAGGCAGCCGTTGAGCCCAAATACATCTTCGACGCTCCCGCCAAAGCCATTCCGCGTCTGCTCAAGAAGCTGGGGTGGACACTTGACGATGTCGATCTGCTGGAGGTGAACGAAGCCTTTGCGGCTCAGATCTTGGGAAACGGGTACGCGCTCGCCGACGAGGGCTGGAACTGGGAGAAGGTCAACGTGAACGGGGGCGCCATTGCGTTGGGTCACCCGCTCGGCGCCACCGGTGCGCGCATCTTGACGACGTTGTTATACGCGCTCAAGGATCGTGGCCTGCGGCGCGGCATCGCGTGTCTCTGCTTAGGCGGTGGGGAGGCCGTGGCCGTCGCCGTCGAAATGGCCACGTGA